A window of the Brassica napus cultivar Da-Ae chromosome C5, Da-Ae, whole genome shotgun sequence genome harbors these coding sequences:
- the LOC106452137 gene encoding nuclear pore complex protein NUP35 encodes MSAHRTPKTGRQSLLFQDLASPVSARRGKFSTPGQAAAVSALWRENLGGSDLPPPPMYTLDDRSDFSPESGIADYSASPDVKSETRTPFQSSGKNFVTPGKGKLEASPSFSLLSGQQQSQQVSGSPSWWSQSKGGGSSAEQEDKGKGSPVEGVVQPGALVTLPPPREVARPEVQRQVIPTGNVQEEEWVTVYGFSPSDTNLVLREFEKCGMIVKHVPGPRNANWMHILYQNRSDAQKALSKTGMMINGVVIVGVKPVDPIQRQALNERLNNQGFMPLPPPSSTRDSEFNTARGASSHPNYLQNGSAFSPQPTGGAMAVPSKSMVSKFVDLMFGV; translated from the exons ATGAGTGCTCACAGGACTCCTAAAACAGGGAGGCAATCTCTCCTCTTTCAAGATTTAGCTTCTCCCGTCTCAGCGCGCCGCGGAAAGTTCTCAACCCCTGGCCAAGCAGCTGCTGTATCTGCACTATGGCGTGAGAATCTCGGAGGCTCCGATCTTCCACCTCCGCCAATGTATACTCTTGATGACCGTTCTGATTTCTCTCCCGAGTCTGGCATTGCAGACTACTCCGCGTCTCCGGATGTCAAATCCGAGACGCGGACGCCTTTCCAGAGCTCCGGGAAGAACTTTGTGACTCCCGGTAAAGGGAAGTTGGAAGCGAGTCCGTCTTTTTCGCTGCTGAGTGGGCAGCAGCAGAGTCAGCAGGTTTCCGGGAGTCCGAGTTGGTGGTCGCAGTCCAAGGGAGGTGGGAGTAGTGCCGAGCAGGAGGATAAAGGGAAGGGGTCTCCTGTTGAAGGGGTGGTTCAGCCAGGTGCTTTGGTTACTCTTCCGCCACCGAGGGAAGTTGCTAGGCCTGAGGTTCAGAGGCAGGTTATACCCACAGGGAATGTTCAGGAGGAAGAGTGGGTCACTGTCTATGG GTTTTCTCCAAGTGATACAAATTTGGTACTAAGAGAGTTTGAAAAGTGTGGTATGATCGTGAAACATGTTCCTGGTCCAAGGAATGCCAACTGGATGCACATTCTCTACCAG AACCGGTCTGACGCACAGAAGGCCCTGAGCAAAACCGGGATGATGATCAACGGAGTGGTAATAGTAGGAGTAAAGCCAGTAGACCCGATACAGAGGCAAGCGTTAAACGAAAGACTGAACAACCAAGGATTCATGCCTTTACCTCCACCATCATCCACCAGAGACTCTGAGTTCAACACAGCTAGAGGGGCCTCTTCTCATCCGAACTACTTGCAAAACGGAAGCGCTTTCTCCCCTCAACCAACTGGCGGGGCCATGGCCGTTCCATCAAAGTCGATGGTTTCAAAGTTCGTTGACTTGATGTTCGGTGTTTAA
- the LOC106400132 gene encoding CASP-like protein 3A1, producing the protein MAKATEQKQNSQTVEVTKLDIRDVITTATTYGEDKRHGGRRNDVAMFVLRAMCMAVSAVAVSLMVTARETSMTTLYGFEFQLHAVWSLSDSLIYLVAVSSATVIYSLLQLILSGTRLMRKSPVIPTRTQAWFCFAADQILGYAMVSGGSAALGVTNMNRTGIRHMPLPNFCKSLGFFCDHLAISVVFALLAFLLLAASSILDVLHLSRN; encoded by the exons ATGGCGAAAGCAACAGAACAGAAACAAAACTCTCAAACTGTGGAAGTAACGAAGCTTGATATCCGCGATGTGATCACCACAGCCACCACATACGGCGAGGATAAACGTCATGGCGGCAGACGCAATGACGTGGCAATGTTTGTGTTACGAGCCATGTGCATGGCTGTATCTGCGGTGGCTGTGTCGTTAATGGTGACAGCCCGTGAGACTAGCATGACAACTCTCTACGGTTTCGAGTTTCAGCTCCACGCCGTCTGGTCTCTCTCAGATTCCCTCAT TTATCTAGTGGCGGTTTCATCAGCAACGGTTATTTACTCATTGCTTCAACTGATTTTGAGCGGGACCAGACTAATGAGAAAATCTCCGGTGATTCCGACAAGAACACAAGCATGGTTTTGCTTCGCTGCGGATCAGATATTGGGATACGCGATGGTGAGTGGAGGATCAGCGGCTTTGGGAGTGACGAATATGAACAGAACAGGAATCAGGCACATGCCTCTTCCCAATTTCTGCAAATCTCTAGGTTTCTTCTGTGACCATCTAGCAATCTCCGTCGTCTTCGCCTTGCTCGCGTTCCTCCTCCTCGCCGCTTCTTCTATTCTCGACGTTCTCCATCTCTCCCGCAACTGA
- the LOC106401326 gene encoding probable inactive ATP-dependent zinc metalloprotease FTSHI 2, chloroplastic: MAYRFPLHSSSPHSRFLSPSNHPKTPRSPRKHHTSISCQNTNDPQDEEKSKINLLAIPITLTLISASLPQPSLAAATKKRSQKKKPQEALTPEQLKSWSKDLPVVSKRIPYTDLLTLKSQGKLKHVIKPPSLTLRLKAEPVLVVLEDSHVLRTVLPSIDGNKRFWEQWDELKLDSVCVNAYSPPVKKPPVPSPYLGFLWRVPSYMLTLAKPKKESKRAAELKRMREDFKRQRKEEMERMNEESEAMEKAIKAQKKMQERKKRKAVRKKKYEESLLEARRNYRDMGLMWARLAEDSNVATALGLVFFYIFYRVVVLNYRKQKKDYDDRLKIEKAEAEERKKMRELEREMEGIELDDEEEESGEKNPYLQMAKQFMKSGARVRRASSNRRMPEYLERGVDVKFTDVAGLGKIRLELEEIVKFFTHGEMYRRRGVKIPGGILLCGPPGVGKTLLAKAVAGEAGVNFFSISASQFVEIYVGVGASRVRALYQEARDNAPSVVFIDELDAVGRERGLIKGSGGQERDATLNQLLVSLDGFEGRGEVITIASTNRPDILDPALVRPGRFDRKIFIPKPGLIGRMEILQVHARKKPMAEDLDYMAVASMTDGMVGAELANIVEIAAINMMRDGRTELTTDDLLQAAQIEERGMLDRKDRSSETWRQVAINEAAMAVVAVNFPDLKNIEFLTINPRAGRELGYVRVKMDHIKFKEGMLSRQSLLDHITVQLAPRAADEVWYGEDQLSTIWAETSDNARSAARSLVLGGLSEKHHGLNNFWMADRINDIDVEALRIMNMCYDRAKEILQKNRTLMDEVVEKLVQKKSLSKQEFFTLVELYGSIKPMPPSILELRKIKRLQLQENVMKLDMTSARNS; this comes from the exons ATGGCTTACCGTTTCCCTCTACATTCATCATCTCCACACTCTCGATTCCTCTCTCCCTCAAACCACCCAAAAACCCCGAGATCCCCCAGAAAACACCACACCTCAATCTCATGCCAAAACACAAACGATCCTCAAGACGaagaaaaatccaaaatcaATCTCCTCGCAATACCAATCACACTCACTCTAATCTCCGCCTCACTACCCCAACCCTCCCTCGCCGCCGCAACGAAGAAGAGAAGCCAGAAGAAGAAGCCTCAAGAAGCCTTAACACCCGAACAGCTCAAATCCTGGTCCAAAGACCTCCCCGTAGTCTCCAAACGCATCCCCTACACAGACCTTTTAACCCTAAAGTCCCAAGGCAAGCTCAAACACGTCATCAAGCCTCCATCCTTAACCCTGCGCCTAAAAGCAGAGCCCGTGCTAGTCGTCTTAGAAGACTCCCACGTGCTGAGGACCGTGCTGCCGTCAATAGACGGTAACAAACGGTTTTGGGAACAATGGGACGAGTTAAAGCTCGATTCAGTTTGTGTAAACGCTTACTCTCCTCCCGTTAAGAAGCCACCTGTCCCATCTCCTTACTTAGGGTTCCTATGGAGAGTCCCGTCTTACATGCTGACGCTGGCCAAGCCCAAGAAGGAGTCTAAACGGGCCGCGGAGCTGAAACGGATGAGAGAGGATTTCAAGAGGCAGAGGAAGGAGGAGATGGAGAGGATGAACGAGGAGAGCGAGGCGATGGAGAAGGCGATCAAGGCGCAGAAGAAGATgcaagagaggaagaagaggaaggcgGTTAGGAAGAAGAAGTACGAAGAGTCTTTACTCGAGGCGAGGAGGAACTACCGCGACATGGGCCTTATGTGGGCCAGACTGGCCGAGGATTCGAACGTCGCGACTGCTCTCGGACTGGTCTTCTTCTACATCTTCTACCGCGTGGTTGTGCTCAACTACAGGAAGCAGAAGAAGGATTACGACGATAGGTTGAAGATCGAGAAGGCGGAGGcggaggagaggaagaagatgagggAGTTGGAGAGGGAGATGGAAGGGATTGAGTTggatgatgaggaggaggagagtgGCGAGAAGAATCCTTACCTGCAGATGGCGAAGCAGTTCATGAAGTCAGGGGCGCGCGTGAGGAGAGCGTCTTCGAATAGGAGGATGCCTGAGTATCTTGAGAGGGGTGTTGATGTGAAGTTCACGGACGTTGCGGGGCTTGGGAAGATTCGTCTTGAGTTGGAGGAGATTGTTAAGTTTTTCACTCATGGTGAGATGTATCGGAGGAGAGGTGTCAAGATCCCAG GTGGTATTCTATTATGTGGGCCACCTGGGGTGGGAAAGACATTACTGGCTAAAGCTGTAGCTGGGGAAGCTGGAGTGAACTTCTTCTCTATATCTGCTTCTCAGTTTGTTGAGATATACGTTGGTGTTGGTGCGTCTCGTGTACGAGCTTTGTATCAGGAAGCTAGAGACAAT GCTCCATCTGTGGTTTTCATTGATGAGTTGGATGCTGTTGGAAGAGAGCGTGGTTTGATAAAGGGATCTGGAGGACAAGAAAGGGATGCCACTCTTAATCAG CTCCTTGTGTCTTTAGATGGTTTTGAAGGAAGAGGAGAGGTGATTACCATCGCTTCCACGAATAGACCGGACATTCTAGATCCTGCGCTTGTGAGGCCTGGAAGGTTCGACCGCAAAATCTTCATTCCTAAGCCTGGTCTTATCGGACGGATGGAGATTCTACAG GTTCATGCTCGTAAGAAGCCGATGGCTGAAGATTTGGACTATATGGCAGTTGCTAGCATGACAGATGGCATGGTTGGAGCAGAGCTTGCTAATATCGTTGAGATCGCGGCTATCAATATGATGCGTGATGGAAGAACTGAG TTAACAACAGATGATTTGCTTCAAGCTGCACAAATAGAAGAAAGAGGAATGTTAGATAGAAAAGATAGGAGCTCTGAGACGTGGAGACAAGTTGCTATAAACGAAGCTGCTATGGCTGTTGTCGCAGTGAACTTCCCTGATCTCAAGAATATCGAATTT CTGACAATCAACCCTAGAGCTGGTAGAGAATTGGGTTATGTCCGTGTGAAGATGGATCACATCAAATTCAAAGAAGGCATGCTTAG CCGACAATCTCTCTTGGATCACATAACTGTTCAGCTAGCACCTCGTGCTGCAGATGAAGTATGGTACGGTGAGGATCAG TTAAGTACCATATGGGCTGAAACATCGGATAACGCAAGGTCAGCTGCTAGATCACTTGTTCTTGGTGGTCTCTCTGAGAAGCATCATGGCTTGAATAACTTCTGGATGGCTGATCGAATTAAC GATATTGACGTGGAGGCGTTGCGGATAATGAACATGTGTTACGACCGTGCTAAAGAG ATTCTCCAAAAGAACCGGACGCTCATGGACGAAGTGGTAGAGAAACTGGTTCAAAAGAAAAGTCTTTCGAAACAAGAGTTCTTCACTCTTGTTGAGCTCTATGGCTCCATTAAACCAATGCCACCAAGCATTCTTGAACTCAGGAAAATCAAACGGCTCCAGCTCCAAGAGAACGTGATGAAACTGGACATGACTAGTGCAAGAAACAGTTGA